A genomic segment from Malaclemys terrapin pileata isolate rMalTer1 chromosome 1, rMalTer1.hap1, whole genome shotgun sequence encodes:
- the RCBTB1 gene encoding RCC1 and BTB domain-containing protein 1 encodes MKPNIVMVDVGKWPIFTLLSPQEIASIRKACVFGTSANEAIYITHNDEVFVFGLNCSNCLGTGDNQSTIVPKKLEALCGKKINNLSYGSGPHVILSTEDGEVYAWGHNGYSQLGNGTTNQGITPIQVCTNLLIKRVIEVACGSHHSMALSSDGDVYAWGYNNCGQVGSGSTANQPTPRKVSNCLQTKMVVSIACGQTSSMAVIDNGEVYGWGYNGNGQLGLGNNGNQLTPCRVAALHGVCVLQITCGYAHTLALTDEGLLYSWGANTYGQLGTGNKSNQLSPAQIMMEKERVVEIAACHSSHTSAAKTQGGQVYMWGQCRGQSVVLPHLTHFTCTDDVFACFSTPAVMWRLLSVEHEDSLTVAESLKKEFDSPETSDLKFRVDGKYIHVHKAVLKIRCEHFRTMFQSYWNEDMKEVIEIDQFSYPVYRAFLEYLYTDSVDLPPEDAIGLLDLATSYCENRLKKLCQHIIKRGITVENAFSLLSAAVRYDAEDLEEFCFKFCVNHLTEVTQTAAFWQMDGPLLKEFIAKASKCGAFKN; translated from the exons ATGAAACCCAACATAGTCATGGTGGATGTAGGAAAGTGGCCAATATTTACCTTGCTTTCACCTCAAGAAATAGCATCTATTCGGAAAGCATGTGTATTTGGCACATCGGCCAATGAAGCTATATACATAACCCATAATGATGAG gtgtTTGTGTTTGGACTAAACTGTAGTAATTGTTTGGGGACTGGAGATAATCAAAGCACAATAGTACCAAAGAAATTAGAAGCCTTATGTGGAAAGAAGATTAACAATCTCAGTTATGGAAGTGGACCACATGTTATACTTAGCACTGAAG ATGGTGAAGTTTATGCTTGGGGACATAATGGATACAGCCAGCTTGGGAATGGAACAACCAATCAGGGCATTACTCCTATTCAAGTCTGTACCAACCTGCTAATTAAGAGGGTGATTGAAGTAGCTTGTGGCTCTCATCATTCTATGGCCCTATCATCTGATGGAGAT GTATATGCATGGGGCTATAACAACTGTGGTCAGGTTGGATCTGGATCTACAGCAAATCAGCCAACTCCTCGCAAAGTCTCAAATTGTTTACAGACTAAAATGGTGGTCAGTATTGCTTGTGGTCAGACCTCCTCTATGGCTGTAATAGACAATGGTGAG GTATATGGCTGGGGTTACAATGGCAATGGTCAGCTAGGTCTGGGAAACAATGGTAATCAACTCACACCTTGTAGAGTGGCAGCATTACATGGTGTATGTGTACTTCAG ATTACCTGTGGCTATGCGCACACACTAGCACTAACAGATGAGGGTTTGCTCTATTCCTGGGGAGCTAACACTTATGGGCAGCTGGGAACTGGCAATAAAAGTAACCAGCTAAGCCCGGCGCAGATCATGATGGAAAAGGAAAG GGTGGTGGAGATTGCAGCCTGCCACTCTTCTCACACTTCTGCTGCCAAGACCCAAGGTGGCCAGGTGTATATGTGGGGCCAGTGCCGTGGCCAGTCTGTTGTTCTTCCTCACCTCACTCACTTCACTTGCACTGATGATGTGTTTGCTTGCTTTTCTACTCCTGCTGTGATGTGGCGCCTCCTCTCCGTAG AGCATGAAGACTCCTTAACAGTAGCTGAGTCTCTGAAGAAAGAGTTTGACAGTCCAGAAACCTCAGACCTAAAATTCCGCGTAGATGGAAAATACATCCATGTTCATAAAGCTGTTCTAAAAATCAG ATGTGAACACTTCAGAACCATGTTCCAGTCATATTGGAATGAGGACATGAAGGAGGTGATAGAAATAGACCAATTTTCTTACCCAGTGTATCGTGCCTTTCTTGAGTACCTATATACAGACAGCGTTGATCTGCCACCTGAAGATGCTATAG GACTTCTGGATTTGGCTACATCTTATTGTGAAAACAGATTGAAAAAACTGTGTCAACACATTATCAAGAGAGGAATTACTGtggaaaatgcattttcattGCTCTCTGCTGCAGTGAGATATGATGCAGAG GATTTAGAAGAATTCTGCTTTAAGTTTTGTGTCAACCATTTGACGGAAGTGACACAGACTGCAGCGTTTTGGCAAATGGATGGCCCCCTGCTAAAGGAATTCATTGCTAAAGCCAGTAAATGTGGAGCCTTTAAGAACTGA